GTTTGGGCGCGCTCACACCGATTGGTAATTCGATTGAGGAATATTGGAATTCTTTGATCAATGGCGTCAGTGGTGCCGCTCCTATCACTTATTATGATACGGAAAAACACAAAACGAAATTCGCCTGTGAAGTAAAGAATTTCAATATTGAGGATTATATGGATCGTAAGGAGTCGCGCCGACTGGACAAATTTGCCCAGTATGCGATTGCCGCCAGCGATGAAGCGATTAAAGATGCCGGGCTTACAGCAGACAATGTCGACAAATACCGTGTAGGCGTTATCTGGGGTGCCGGAATCGGTGGCCTCGAGACCTTCCAGGAAGAGGTCATGTATTACGCAAAAGGCGATGGTACGCCGAAATTCAATCCTTTCTTTATCCCAAAAATGATAGCCGATATCGCACCTGCGCACATATCCATGCGCAATGGTTATATGGGCCCGAATTATACTACCGTTTCTGCCTGCGCTTCTTCAGCCAATGCGTTAATCGACGCGTTCAACTATATCCGTTTGGGCATGTGCGACGTCATCATTTCAGGCGGATCGGAAGCGGCCGTTACAATTGCCGGCATGGGCGGCTTCAACTCCATGCATGCGCTGTCCACAAGAAACGAATCTCCCGAAACCGCGTCAAGGCCATTTGACGCGACACGCGACGGGTTCGTTTTAGGCGAAGGCGCCGGTGCGCTGGTCCTGGAAGAATACGAGCATGCCAAAGCACGCGGCGCTAAAATTTACTGCGAAATCGGTGGTGGCGGGATGTCGTCTGACGCCTACCATCTCACTGCACCGCATCCTGATGGCATCGGGGTGATTGCCGTAATGAAAAATACTTTGCGCGACGCGGGAATGAGCCCTGAGCAGGTGGATCACATCAACACCCACGGGACTTCAACACCGCTGGGCGATGTAGCCGAATTGAAAGCCATCAGCGCCGTATTCGGCGACCATGCGAAAACGCTGAACATCAATTCCACCAAATCAATGACGGGCCACTTACTGGGTGCCGCCGGAGCCATCGAAGCGATTGCCTCTATTTTGGCTATGGAGCACGGGATTATCCCGCCAACGATCAACCATACGGTAGTCGACGAAAGCATCGACCCCTCATTGAACCTGACACTGAATAAGGCACAGAAAAGAGATATCAAGGTTGCGATGAGCAATACATTTGGTTTCGGCGGACACAATGCCTGCGTGTTGTTTAAAAAATTAGAAGCCTAATTTTGAATGCGTAT
The nucleotide sequence above comes from Flavobacterium magnum. Encoded proteins:
- the fabF gene encoding beta-ketoacyl-ACP synthase II — translated: MELKRVVVTGLGALTPIGNSIEEYWNSLINGVSGAAPITYYDTEKHKTKFACEVKNFNIEDYMDRKESRRLDKFAQYAIAASDEAIKDAGLTADNVDKYRVGVIWGAGIGGLETFQEEVMYYAKGDGTPKFNPFFIPKMIADIAPAHISMRNGYMGPNYTTVSACASSANALIDAFNYIRLGMCDVIISGGSEAAVTIAGMGGFNSMHALSTRNESPETASRPFDATRDGFVLGEGAGALVLEEYEHAKARGAKIYCEIGGGGMSSDAYHLTAPHPDGIGVIAVMKNTLRDAGMSPEQVDHINTHGTSTPLGDVAELKAISAVFGDHAKTLNINSTKSMTGHLLGAAGAIEAIASILAMEHGIIPPTINHTVVDESIDPSLNLTLNKAQKRDIKVAMSNTFGFGGHNACVLFKKLEA